CATTGGCTTATGTTGAGACTTCTCAGCCCTTCTTCGTCGAATTTGCTCTTCTTGGCCGATGATTTCCATTGCCCCCCTGGTTTGTTCTTCACCCCGCTTTGAGCTAGCGAGTACATGGCTCTGTCCGTTATGTTTCTGCAGTAGTATAGCCCCAGTGATCTCAAGTGGACGCACCAATCAGCTAAAGCTACCACACTCTCATCTGCCCAAAAGTATTACATTACACAAGTCGAGTTAGAAGAGGGTCTTTactcaattaaaaaaatcattaaaactatcaaaaatatataaactaaccatatgaacaaaaaattgtttatatgtataatgttttatatttgatatctatttatatattttaattacgtattatatttactaaatttccttttaaatttcaatatttaaaaaaattgaaccagATTATTAAACCAGgattgaaccgtgacccaatAATTATCCAGACTAGTTTTAAAGAAGTTGGTTTTACCTGTAATGAGAACACAACCACACAAGTCCAAGGTCCTGAGATCTGGACAGCCATAAGCTAAACTCATAACCCCATCATCACTGATCTTCTCACACCATCCCAAGTTTAGTGACTGCATCTGATTGCAGTTGTTCCCAATAGcctgcacacacacacacaaactaaTCAGCCCCACTCAATCACAAGCAAATAACCAGGTTGAGAGATAGGCAAAATCAACCTCCAAGGTATAGTCAGAAACAGCGTTAACACATCCACAAAGATTCAGAACCTTCAGGTTTCTGCAGAACGTGGTCAGATACGCAATAGCTTTGTCGCTGAACGAAGTGCAAGCGCTAAGGTTGAGTTTTGTGAGGTTAGGGCAGCCATGAGCAAGTGCGTCGAGGGAACGGTCAGTGAGTTTCAGGCTTTTGCTGAGATCAAGCTCTTGCAGCTCATGGCAGTGATTTGCTATGGCCTCCACCGCATTGTCCTCTAGCTGAGGTTTGTCT
The Brassica oleracea var. oleracea cultivar TO1000 unplaced genomic scaffold, BOL UnpScaffold01074, whole genome shotgun sequence DNA segment above includes these coding regions:
- the LOC106320805 gene encoding F-box protein SKP2A, which translates into the protein MVMVVGETSMELDQCFQMMMMKMEGVSIKEWKDIPVELLLRILSLVDDRNVIAASGVCCGWRDAISLGLTRLRLSWCNNNMNSLVLSLAPKFVKLQTLILRQDKPQLEDNAVEAIANHCHELQELDLSKSLKLTDRSLDALAHGCPNLTKLNLSACTSFSDKAIAYLTTFCRNLKVLNLCGCVNAVSDYTLEAIGNNCNQMQSLNLGWCEKISDDGVMSLAYGCPDLRTLDLCGCVLITDESVVALADWCVHLRSLGLYYCRNITDRAMYSLAQSGVKNKPGGQWKSSAKKSKFDEEGLRSLNISQCTALTPSAVQAVCDTFPALHTCSGRHSLVMSGCLNLTSVHCACILQAHRSVPHSAH